In the genome of Paralichthys olivaceus isolate ysfri-2021 chromosome 10, ASM2471397v2, whole genome shotgun sequence, the window AGTTCATCACCCTAAGCCTTTAAACAGAGGAAAATTCTGTAGAATTTGAAGTTTGGAATAAAAAGTTGAGGAATTCGCAACTTAGAGCAACActgtgtaacttttactgagcaacagcaccctctgcagCTAGATATGATGATTAACTCTGTTGGGTTagttttcatgtagagaaaaaaaaataaaaaataccaaacactgtttagaattcttcatcTTGTAAAAGTTTCCTGGTTGAATTTTGAGATTAATTGACTTGTAAGTCTTTTGAACTGATCTACTGgcattactcttgaacttgctggacctgattGTGACAATCGTACCCACTCACCAGAGTTACAACcattcagggtgaggagtgggaatgatCCGATCACCATTCTCCTCATTCCAAGTCATTGAACCGTTAAactcattttgaagctgctgttgtagggtaaaaaagttgcatagtgttgcaTAGAGGAAGGACGTCTGgttaaaaatatgaatgacaGGGACTTTTCCACTCATCCAGAACTGAAGCTTCTCAACGCAAATACTTTTCATTCAGAAAACCACTCCTGCTAGTTTTACATGGTTTAATAGCTTCTTTCATTTTAACCAGTTATTTCTGCCAGTGTTAAACAGAACAGTGCTCTGCAGCCATAAAGATGTTTGTCCATTATCCTCAACACTTGTGCTCCTCAGACGACCAgttcacactttctttttcaaaatgttgaaaaaacaaaccaacaaatgcGTAACTGTTCAAATACTTCTGTCAGATGGATTTGGTGACGTTAGTTTTTGTGGTGGTTTGATGATATCGCCTGTGCTCCCCAACTCGCAGAGCTCCAGACTGAGTGACGACAACCGGTTGTCTCGTGCCTCTAGATCAGACCTGCAGCCGGTGGGTGGCACTGCACCGCAGACTGTGGCTTTGCTCTCATACCACTAATGGCCTGTGCTGTGCACTTCTCTTGTGATCATGAGCAAAATGTGCTGCAATATTAACTGCGTACCACTAGTGAAAATCGTTTTGTTGTTTAATGACTCATGTAGTGGTTTGTCATCTAATAAGGTGTCTTGTGTTTTACTGAATAATACATGCATGTGCAGCACTTCATTGTTTGTATTGAAATTTTACAAAACGTTTGTCTTGATACATAGTGATATGTTCTTGAAATTACTTTGTGTTGGAGTCTCAGTTCACACATTTTGGCAAGCAGATAAgttgcctgtttgtttttgtgtgttaaaAACAAGTTCTACTCATGACTTCCAAAGATGAATGTCTGTGTGCGATTGGACTTTTCCTGGGACAAAGCCTCAGAAGCTTTGTTATAGGTGAAAGTTGAAATGTATACATGACTGCCATGAAGTATGAGTTTCATTggtctgtgcatctgtgttgtgttgtgcatgtgatTTACTCAACCCAAACAGACAAAGTCTGAGTTACACTTTTGTGTCATGGTATGAATGCAATGCTAACAAGTTGAAGTTGCACCCTTGCTAACAAGTTTGGCGGCTTTCAAAACGCATGTTTTAAACTTCTTGTCCACTTTTTCCTATTTCCCTTCATCTCTTGGTTCATtactcttccctccctctgcccctcTCATCATTTCAGACCTCTGACCTGTACGGTCTCAATGGTCTGTCCTCTAGAAACGCAGGGTCAGCTTTCAATGGTTACCAGGTCTGTATaccagacagacaaacacataaacacctGGAGGTAAAAACAGTTAACAAAGCTTTACTGATGCTCTGCAGCTTGACCTTATGAACTGACTCTTTTTGGAGgggacaaaagaaaagagagtttAAATCAGTTACAAGTTTAAACTCTATTCATTTGCCTGCTGTCTTGTGCAAACATTCTTTCTCCTCATGACCTTCCATTGTGCAGTTCTACAGGTCACTTAGTCAGATCAGCCAGCAGCTCTATTTTAGGGTTGGTTCCATAAACTTACTTGTATCACTATAACTTTCACTAGTGTTACTGACGCCTTTAATTACCCATTCACGCCAGTGTTCCTATAAGCACATAGAATTGTTTGTGTCAAATGCTGTAATGGTTAAGGCAAGGGCTTCATCATTTGTTAACATCCACTCAACATTGACTTCAGTCACTGCACCACTGAATATTTGGCACGGACTTTggtttgtctgtatttttttcacAATTGAGTAGAAATGTAGATAATGGACATCTTAAAGATAGTGTTCTGTGTTCACACACCTGAACCATGAGCCTCCTGTTTACTttgcatgcatatgtgtgtgtgtgtgtggagtcacatgtgcagaACTCCTTATATGAAGACAGCATCTGCAGTGGATCACGGAGAGTCACTGGATCCAGCTCCCATGTAAGATTTGGTTTGattggtcttgttggtttgacAAACATGAGCGTGGCCATGTTATTTGTGAACAGGCTTTTGTGCAATAACTGAATTGGTGTGCGACTAACAGTTGTTAAAGAAGCTTTTTGTCTTGTTCTTACACGAGTTGGACCTTCCTTTAATTCTTGACTGATATAGGGATTGTTGCTGCTGCATGGGCAACACTTTGCATCGATGATGATCTATTTCAATGTTTCAGTTCTGTTAGTGGTTTtggaaacaacacattttgcaCTTAGCTAATAGTGATGGCATGCAGATTCTGAATTGCTCGATCACATATCTCCCCACGATGCATTTGCTACCTGTTGTGTTGGGCTAGGTTTGTGCATTCTTGCTTGCGTTGGATTCGATGTCTAAACAGGAATATGATGGTGTGTTTTCCCTGCAGCCATTAGAGTACAGTAGTTATCGCAGTTCCGGCTCCAGAGCCTCCAGCAGGGCCGGTTCAGCCCGTGCCAGCCCAGTGGTGAGCTCTTACTCCTCAGACACCCTTCTACCCACAAAATGACGAGGTTACATGATGCTTTGTTAATGCATTAACTGAAAAGTCATCATGTTCTTACACTACAGCATTCAGTTATGATCCACTGTTTCACATCAGAGAGAATTCAAGACACCAAAAGCTACATGCAGCATTAAAGGGCCCTCACATCCTTTGTGCAGAGGGCAGTGCAGATGCTGTGCAGTTACTGAAGAGCGACATGATACAGATATGATCGTTGATTTCTGCACAAAAGAGCAGATTGTTCTCTTGTGTAAATGGATTAGCAAATGTATTAATACACAATATTAATGCTTTGTAAATGGAGAACAAGAGGCTGTGTAACATTTCAACTAGAGAGAAATATGAAGGGGAAGAACAAGATAAAACTTCTCCTGAGCAACAGGGAAGTAAGAACATCACAAATCACGCAACCGATTAATTGTCTTTACACACAGGTGAGCTTCAACTGTTAACAGTTGTGTAGAAATggaaagaataataaaaacactttatttatggCTGGTGCCAAAACGTGGTGTCAACCGGTGCAGAAACCAAAGATCATAAAGGTTCTTTGACACCACAGCATGTGCACTGTCCCCCTGATGTGCACAAAGGTGCAAGGTTGCAGCTTTAATAAGACGTTGTAATGTTAGTAAGACATGAATTGAAACTCACTCAGGTAAAATAATCACATGAATGAGTGGAGACATCCTACAGTCACCAGCCTGTAGCAGCAACTGTGCTTTAGTTCAGGCTTGTTTAGGATTTCGATGTGTGTTGATCTCAGCTGTCATTGTACGAAGCAATGGGCTGCACCAGAATGTCCAAAGTGATGTCACTGACTGAGAAGGAATTATCATGATTTAGAGTTGTGGTAAATGGACAGTGTGATGCATTCATCAATGTTAGTGCTAGTGCATCCCCTTTCATTTCAAATAGCAGCTAGTCCAGTTCCTTCTTTCTCTGAGAACATAGATGATTTGATGTACTTGGTGAGTTCAATTTAAGAATAAGGATGATTGACCGTTTAGTCTTTTATGTGTTTCAAAAATAGTTCTCCACTTCTACATATACTTCATTTTTCCcaaccagtttttttttttaaatagcagttttttctctgtgtggacTTGTTCCAAATGTTTGGCTCCTTTGTTGATATGtctcgccccctgctggctgatGTAGgacaactgcagctctgttgccaGTTTTTTGAGGAGTGCGGCCAGTAGCAGTGGCCTCCCCCGGGACCTGGACGATGTTACTATCCCTGACTTTGCAGATGTGAGTCTGTTGGCACCCACAGGATGCAGTGGCCGTGATGCGAGCTGAATTCCTGCTCGATTGTTTTGGTTTCTTGTCACTCATCCTTACTCTTTGCGCCCTGTGTGGTGACTGTGGAGACTCCTAGTTCGTCTAACAACCAGAATGTTTTTGACTGTGGGCTTGAAGCAGAGATTGTGGATGATGTgatgtttctattgttttttaacacattgtttgttgttgaaCGGATGGTGTGTCAGACGGATTTCAGACCAGTTACGTTTCGATTGCCACATCGACTAATTATTTGCATGATGTTCCACATTAAAATATAAGTAATGTGTTCattaatataaaacagtttGAGATTTTGGGACTTCTTTCCTTCCGCCCTCCCTCACTCCTTTTGGCCTTGTGGCCTTTCCATGACCCTCTTAATTCTctgactgttgttttttgtctcaaAAGGTGGAGGACAGAGATTATCTTGAGAAGGTGAGTGGACcgcttttcatttaaaatgcattaattGATCTGGTTGATGGAGAATatggggtgtgtgtggggggggtgttaCAGTAAGAATTTAAGAgctaaatgatttttttttctaaatgtgtattttgtcaCTTTCCTAGGGATCTCGAGCAGCTTCTTCCTTAACCGCAACAACGCTCACATCCTTAGGTGGGACATCCTCCCGAAGGGGAAGTGGAGAGACGGCTATAACTGTAGACGCTGAGACATCCATACGAGAAATCAAGGTAATGCTGAAGaaatgagagggaggaagagaagagaaaggcTTCCTGTGTGTCCACATGAGACTctgagaaataagaaaacaataatttatgATATTTACATTAATCTCAGTTGATGTCAGATTGGAAAGACGACAATAGATCCAAGAAAAAGTGTTTCTTTTATCAAAATGCTCTTCTATGCAGATCTGTGCTCAGTTCATTCCATTTGCATTCTTTCTGCAAAACACTTCCGTCAGTGTGATTGTTGCACCAAACTTTCTGCTTCCTTTGTTCTGATGCTGTCACTCTGTGCTTCTCACTGTCAccactgcctctgctgctgttgcaatCTTCACCAGGAGATTCATGAACTGAAGGATCAGATTCAAGATGTGGAAACCAAGTACACGCAGAACCTAAAAGAAGTTAAGGTATAAGCCTGGGACCCTCCCAAAATCTGCTGGGCCGTGCACTGGTTACTGTggtgtttcattgttttttaactcACTAAAGGTCAAATGTGCACAAAGAGCACAAAGTACAGTTTACTGAGATCCTGAATTGaaactgaattaaattaaatttttgttttcctcactgTAAAACATTTGGCTTATCTAAACATTGGTGGGGCAGTACTATAGGATTAATAGTGGTGCTCTAGACTCAACACAAATAATGACACACATTGTAAAGTTGTATGATtctgtgtgtgaaaatgcaAGTTAGTGAAATTGCCTCTGCATGCTGCTGCCTTTCTTCATtatagcgtgtgtgtgtgttagcattgGCCCTTATGTCTTTACTTAAATCTTGACATCCCAGCATTTAAACTTAGAGATAAAGATAAGAACTTGAGTTTAACCTGAGTCACTACCTCCTACATCGGTATGTCCTCTCTGTGTCGTGACATTAGGATACATTATCAGAAGTGGAGGAGAAGTATCGTAAAGCCATGGTGTCCAACGCTCAGCTGGATAACGAGAAAAACAACTTGATGTATCAGGTGGACACACTCAAGGACTCGCtcatggagctggaggagctgctgtctGAGTCACAAAGAGGATACGAGGAGAAAGTCAAGGTACATCAGGAAGACACGATGATGATCTGAGAGCTTTATAGAATTTGGCCACCTTTTGAAAGCATTGAGTGTTTTGAAGAGATGtattgacagttttttttacagaagaTGTGAGAATAAACAGTCAGCTGTAAGATGAAGCCGGACAAAGACCCATTATACATGAGTGTTATTACACTGTGATTATACCAAAGTTCAGTTAATATTAAACCAACTCACAGATTCTGCCTTGTTTTGATTAAATGTGACTCTAATGCTCACAACATGATTAAGATGACGACATCGCACTTTGCAGCAACAATTTTTGACGGAAGCTCAAAATGAAAACTCCAAAGTTATCTGTTGTCAAACTGTCTTTTGTTCTCCACAGGACTATGACAGAGAAAAGCATGCCCACAGTGTCCTTCAGTTCCAgttcaatgaaatgaaagagaCTCTAAAACAAAGTGAAGAGCTGCTAAATGTGAGTATTTGTCTCccagtgtgaaaatgtgtcactGAAGTATGAAGTACTGTGTAGACGTGGAGCTTTCTCTGGGTTAGAATGGTAAAcggtctttatttatatattatgtatttgCCATTTTCACCATTCACTAAATTTGATGGCTGTTTACCAAAAGAAACCATCTGCAAACAACTGCGTGTTACGCAGTCCGTCACTAGGAGAAGCTGCATGTTGAGGTGCTTTTCAcaacattctttttttcttcatccacTGTATGCATGAGCTGCATTACTCTTTTtgtgatctctctctcttcctctcaagctttgttttccttctttgcTACTCAGGAGATCCGTCAGCTGCGTATGAAACAGGATGGTTTTGTTAGAGAAATATCTGACCTGCAGGAGACGGTGGAGTGGAAGGATAAAAAAATTGGGGTACGACCCGTGAACTCTTGTCCAGCGGTTTAGTGATTTTAACAGTTGGTATTGTTTCTCCTTTGCATGATGCTGAACACCTTTTACTTTCACTTCTTTTCCACAATTTCCTTCCTCTTGGCCACTCTCTGCCACTGCTGTGGCTCTGCTCAGGCCTTAGAGCGACAGAAAGAATACACAGATGCAATCCGAACTGAGCGAGATGAACTCAGAGAGGAGGCGGTGAAGCTCAAAGACATTCTAAAGGTACTCTGAAAATATGTCTGTCTAATTTGTCTTGTACTCCACGCTGTCTTTACTGATCTCCAAGTTCAGCCTGCAGTGTGAGCGTTtaggaaatacattttgaaaccataaaagagaaaataaggttttcaatATCTCATTACTATATTAACTGCACTgaattttaaagggatagttcccagaaaaatttaaatgtacTCATTATTTTCTCACCACTAAGccgatgaagtgtttgagtccacaaaacacttttggagtcttaAATACAGTTGCAGCGGAATCCAATAAAGTTGAAGTCAATagtgacctcttcttcagatgtaataaaaaaacataaaaaacataaaatgcatccatactgcttgtgtgttGTCGTCTTAGTGCCCACAAGCCCcgaaattcaaattcaactcaaaTCGACGTCATTTactccatgtttttagcctgaatGTCCGCTGATAGCCTCCATGGAGGCACGTTCACGTACCCTCCGGCACAAGGAACAGCACACACTCTCGCCCGAGGGCACTTTCCTGTGGCTATGTCGGCAAGCTTCACTATACTTGCtagacttttaggcttaaaacacagtgtgaatGACGATATTTCGAATCTGAATGTCGGGGCtcgcagacacttggatgacccCACACGAGCATGGaggcatgtttgtttgttattttattacgtctgaagaagaggtcacctGGGCTGAATCACTACTCATAGTGGTGAATagaaaatgagtgaattttcatttttctgtgaactatccctttaaagtaAAACCAGATCCTGGTGTATTGAAAGTTAATTTGTCCTGTTGTATTATGTTGTCAGAAATGCTGATTCTAACCGAGGAATCTTGTTCCCATCAAAGCGGAACTGAACTATTTGCAACTCATTTACTGAACTAATGTTTTGACTTTGCACTGTGTTTAGAAACATGGAATAGTGTTGGGACCTGATCTAAACATCAATGGGGACATTGTTGAAGCAGAAGTTGACGGGTCCAGTGGAGACTCTGCTCAACAACCAGCTCAGGAATCACAGACGTCACCTGCAGAGGGGAACAGCATGCTCGGTAAAACCCACTGTGGaacaaaaactttatttcttttaaatgcatGGCTCAGCATATACTTCATCAAACACTTTCATTCCAAATGCTTCAGAGAAGTGATGAAACACAGTTAGTTCATTGTGTGGGTACATGTATGCAATTCATTTTCTCCCACTGCTGGGACgttaagtgttgttttaacTGTGATTTGCTATAAAGGATAAGCCTTGTGATAATTTACACCGATCTTAAAGGATAAGGGTGGTTATAATCTAGATTTTTCTTGAGATTGAAATCAATTCTTGGAGCCCTGGCCGTTGGAAACAGTTGATGACAAATTATCGCAGCACAAAGTCAGTGTTCTAGATGTTCTTGAGCCTACAACTCACGATGAGAGCCTTTATTAATGAGAAATACAATCAAAGTCTGAAATTCTGTGGCAactttctgtctgttgttgaAGATTTTTTGAAACTATCAAATATATATTGATTTgacaaaccttttttaaaatttttaacaAGACAAGTAAAGACTAGAACACAACAATAATGTATTCTACTTACATTATCTGCGTGTTTTACACTTTACCATAGAGCATCACTGTTGTCCACAAACTATTAAGTGAGTGATATGTTCCTTCATTACTATCAAcacataatgtgttttttttctatgtcctactgaaaaaaatattgtccTGCTGACATAAGTAATAATGACATATTTACTcctgtttgaaaaatgtttgtacatCATTCTTAGTACAAATTGATGGAATTGTGGCAGAGTGCAACAAACAGGAATGGGATGTTCAACTGATGTTCAATCATCAAGAAAGGTTTTAGAGTTACCAGCCTTATCCTTTGAGCCACATTCATCTGATTGCTGTCCTGTAGAAACTAAGATCCCAATTACTAACTTGCCTTGTCTTCATTGCTAACGTTTTGACTTTTAATGCATTTTCCTTGCACCTTTCGCACCATGTCAGCTCATACATAATATTTCTGATTCACAACCAAATCTGCTTACGTGTGTGGTATTGGTGTGTAGATGCTGACAAGTCTTCTGTAGCATATTGACGGATGTGTAGAGATATAGATGATGTAGAGTACTCTTGAGCTGCCAGTCTTTGGCTTCTTTTCCTGTCACACAGTTGTTCGTGGGATCAAGAACTTCATTTCGGTGTCGCTCCtgcctttcttcttcttcttgtgcttCTCTTGGGTATCTTGACTCTTGTGCTTCTCTTTCTGGCCACTGAATCAATCAGGTGTTCTGCCCGTATCTGCTAATGTGCTCCCTGATGAAGATTTTTGAAAATCATGTCTTAAGTCAACATTTCTTTGGCCTTTTATCACCATATGCTCTTCATGATCTCTCAGGCAACACAGATGAGACTGAGGAGGTGGATCCAGATCAGCATCAAGAAATTGTGAAAGAGGAAGCACAAGAGAATCAGTTGAGCTCTGATAAACTCTGTGATGTTGCAGTGTCCACAGTGGAAACATCTAGTGGAGAACAGACTGCAGAGGAACAACAGACATGCTTAAGCACAGTGGACGAGCGCATTGGAGAAAGCGACCTCAGCAAAGACTTAAATATTGACATTCCCGATCATCCAATTACTGAAGCCAAAGATATAATTGTAACAAGTGCTGAGGAAAATAGTCCAGACACAGAAACAAGCAGGTGTGAGACAGATTTAGTGGAGACAGAAACCGAAAGCAGCAGTGttaacacacacagggatgatTTTAAACAGACATGTAACAAGCTTAgtgaaaagcaagaaaacaaacaagaagaagCTATGGAAAGTAATTTGAGTACAGAATCATGTCCTCAGCAAAAAGATGTGAAGGACATCGCAAAAGACATAGACAATGTCGAGGCGAAGGAAATACCCAGTAAATCTCAGGGTGAAGCTAATGCTTCagggaaaaggaagaaaaagaagagaagaggcaaaaaGAAAGGGAACCAACAAaaagatgaaacagaaaaagaaaacagcaaaacagaaCACAGTGTAGAATCAGATAAAGAAGAACAAGTTGGATCTAATACAACAGAACCTAATATAGACGATTCTGTCGCTGAAATCCTCAAGGAATCAAAGATGGATCAAGTAAAGAAAGAGCAGGTCGGGCAACAAATTGAGGAAGCAGAAGAAGCAGCAAAAGCACTCGAACCCACTGAAACCTTTTCTCACAAAGAAGCTTTCCAAGAACCAAATGAGCATGACAAGGAACAAACTTTGAAAACTGAGACAATAGAAGAATTAAAAGAAGTGGCACCAAGCAAACCCCTTTCTTGCACTGAAACTCGAGAGGAAATAAGAGTTAATCACGAAACAAATGAACCAAACAAAGATCAGAGTGACACAGCAGACATAATAGAGGTAGTGGCACCAACTGAAACTTTTTCTCATATTGAAACTCCGATGGAATTATGCAAAGAACCCAGTATGGATGAGCAGGGcaaagaagaaacagagaaagcagGAGAGGTTGAATCTATACCATGTCCTCAGGAGACCCATCTGGGTACATGTGATCTTACTGACACCTCCACCAGTACAGACTGCACCGATGGCCTTGACAATAAGCTTACTTACAGTGTAGATAAGTCAGTACTCTCAACTAATGGTCACATCATCCAAAGTGAGTCAAAAATCATTGATAATGTTGAGGATGAGGACGTTGTGTCTGTTGATGAGATGAAGCCTGAATGTAAAACTGATACCATCGGTCAGGAAAACACTGAAGATGAATCACACGTTCCGAGCAACATCGATGTTGCTGCTGATTTATCTGAATCCACTAACGTTCATGAGAGAATAGACCTCACATCAGTCTTGTCGGCATATACTGATGACGTCACAAGCTGTCTCAAGAGCTTGTCTGACTCCAAGCCTCAACCAGAGCCATCATCACTAAGGGATGACTCTCCCATCATGGTTCCTGATAAAGATCCTGAGGAGACAACAAAAGATATAGAGGAGGCAGGAATACAGACTGAACAAGAAAGTTTTCCTCTCAGCGTCACTGCTCCTTGTCAGGCTGGTGGTAATTCAGAGCTAAAACAAGATGGGACACAAAAAGAAGAGTTGGAGAGAGACTTGAAGGAACCTGGAGGTTTAATCGAGCCAGAAAGCTCCTCACATGATGAAAATGGCGACAGCGCATCATTAACGAATAACCCAGATGCATTAGACATCGAAAAAGGTCTGTTAGAGACTGAAGCTCAGGTTGAACATTTAGATGAGGTAGAAAGCCAGACATTAGAGTGTGTGGACCTGAAAGATGAATCAAATGCCAGAGAAACAGATGAGATTGATACCACTGACAAGTTAAATACACCAGACTctcagaaagaagaagagattgGTTCCTCCTGTTCTCTGGCTGAGCACCTGCATGAATCCAGCGAAGACAAACGCGAGGATGATTCATCTCAACCTAACCAGCAGGgcagtgatgaagaggatggtGAAGATGAGGAAGGGCAATCTTTTGATTTTGATGACATGGATGTTGAAGCAGCTTTTCAAACCAATGCAccagaaaacaaagaagaggaaatCGTTGAGGAGGGAGTTGAAGTTGTGTCAGATCCaagtgaaaatacacaaaacaagccaactgaGAGAAACGATGAGACGTCTACGTTTGATGAGTGTAACCAGGTAGATAAAGAGTCTGAAACAATACATCAAGACAAGCAGAGCACTTTGGCTCATGAGGAAGCCACGGCAGATGAGGCACGGCCCAATATAGAGGACGGAgccattttaaatgttgtagAGTCAGGTGTTGTTGCAGAGGACACTAACCAGGCAACATCTTTTCCAGTAGAGGAAGGATTAGACAAGCAGGAGTTACAGGGTGACAGTTTGGTTTCACCAGAGAGGGCCGTCCATGTAGCCAGTGACAAAGAGCCACCACATTCAAGCAAAGATGTAAGGAAGAACAGCAAGAAAGGCAAAGGCAAGGGCAAAGAGGACTGTAAAATGTCTTAGTTTATAAGTGGTATATACTGTAGTATAGATGTATCTGATGTTCCTTCAGTAGTCGTTGCTTAGCTCTTAAAAAGGGGGTAGAATAGATATTTGCAAAACCAAACAGCACTTTGTTGAACAGtggtgtatgtatgtatgttatttttaaaaatgcacgGTAAAAGTCCAAACATCAGTTTTCATTGAGGTCATATGTACAAAAAAAGGATGATTTGCGGAGAGATGAAGAAACTGCGAGGATGGACTGGACTTTGACCAGTGGATAGAACTGCTACTTGTATTTAGTTATTGATGTAATAGCCTATGATGcttgtgatgttttattgaGGATATTGTTTTTCAGTGTCTCAGACCATTTGTTCTGCTTGATGGAATTGTTATTCCCTAAAAGAGCTCATTCGGGGGGGGGCACATTTTGCTAATTCTCATTTAAGGGGCTATATATAAGTTATCACTACATAGCTATGTATGTACAGCTGCGTATTTACCAGTGTAAAGAGAAAAATTCAGTCTTGAGCACgatcacacaaacataaatttGCAGGTGAATGTTGCAGGTCAAACGTCACCAAAGTTTAACTCCACAAGAAGCTGCACTTCTGATGTGCTTTTTCACCTCCTCGCTCACACTGATAACCAGGAGGCGAATGTTCGCAACTGATGCATTTACACGTGTGACCGGGCCTTTACTCATCACCGGaaattagcatgctaacatatTTGTAGTGGCCCAGCTGGACTTTCTTGTCACTTTTTGATAGCTGTAGCATCCAGTCAACTCCTGCTCAGAGGACACATCATGACCTCATGTCTTGTAAAAGTAGCCGTTGGTCATGGCAAGCGGCCATCACCGTCAACCATTTCCAGCAAGACACCACATTTGGTAGCAGAGTAAACTTACATATAGCACCTTTAAGACTGTAGCAATCTGGCTTTTACATTTTCTAGGTATGTTATGAAGGTTCAAATTATAATATTTAGTTAAGACATTTCCAAGGCCCTGAATTCTAAGGCACATTAATGTATGATAAATGCATGTTTACATTATGTTCCACTTTATGGAAAAGATGTCTGCGGTCCCTGAACAATGAAATGCCAATAAATCCCCTGTTGACACCTATTTGAAATGTTGATCTAAactcatttttgttttcaacgTTAAAACCTTCTTTATCAGTCTATACTTGGATATCTGTTGTCACACATTGTGGTTATATGCTGTAGCGTGAATGTAGTTCCACCAGCTGCATTGACCCTCCTTTCCACAGTCTGTGCATGCTAACATTCCCCCTCACACCCCACTCCGTCACTCCCCTATGGACTCCTGTTGTGTTGCATGCATCAACCTCACTTGACCCAGCCCCCTCACACACCATCTCCTTGGTTCTCCCCACCCCTGGTATGTTCActgattt includes:
- the lrrfip1a gene encoding enolase-phosphatase E1 isoform X4, with amino-acid sequence MGTQGTGRKRSTKKEKSTAEDDALNLIAREAEARLAAKRAARAEAREIRMKELERQQKEIFQVQKKYYGLNTKFDERVDNRWGDIEQWMEDSERYSRSSQIHMLSDDDERMSVGSRGSVRSDLDAVGAYAGGGSSHKKSKKKKKHKHKDRDGNGNDDDYSVMSSRSSRLSDESRVSRASRLDLTSSRLSDDNRLSRASRSDLQPTSDLYGLNGLSSRNAGSAFNGYQNSLYEDSICSGSRRVTGSSSHPLEYSSYRSSGSRASSRAGSARASPVDNCSSVASFLRSAASSSGLPRDLDDVTIPDFADVEDRDYLEKGSRAASSLTATTLTSLGGTSSRRGSGETAITVDAETSIREIKEIHELKDQIQDVETKYTQNLKEVKDTLSEVEEKYRKAMVSNAQLDNEKNNLMYQVDTLKDSLMELEELLSESQRGYEEKVKDYDREKHAHSVLQFQFNEMKETLKQSEELLNEIRQLRMKQDGFVREISDLQETVEWKDKKIGALERQKEYTDAIRTERDELREEAVKLKDILKKHGIVLGPDLNINGDIVEAEVDGSSGDSAQQPAQESQTSPAEGNSMLGNTDETEEVDPDQHQEIVKEEAQENQLSSDKLCDVAVSTVETSSGEQTAEEQQTCLSTVDERIGESDLSKDLNIDIPDHPITEAKDIIVTSAEENSPDTETSRCETDLVETETESSSVNTHRDDFKQTCNKLSEKQENKQEEAMESNLSTESCPQQKDVKDIAKDIDNVEAKEIPSKSQGEANASGKRKKKKRRGKKKGNQQKDETEKENSKTEHSVESDKEEQVGSNTTEPNIDDSVAEILKESKMDQVKKEQVGQQIEEAEEAAKALEPTETFSHKEAFQEPNEHDKEQTLKTETIEELKEVAPSKPLSCTETREEIRVNHETNEPNKDQSDTADIIEVVAPTETFSHIETPMELCKEPSMDEQGKEETEKAGEVESIPCPQETHLGTCDLTDTSTSTDCTDGLDNKLTYSVDKSVLSTNGHIIQSESKIIDNVEDEDVVSVDEMKPECKTDTIGQENTEDESHVPSNIDVAADLSESTNVHERIDLTSVLSAYTDDVTSCLKSLSDSKPQPEPSSLRDDSPIMVPDKDPEETTKDIEEAGIQTEQESFPLSVTAPCQAGGNSELKQDGTQKEELERDLKEPGGLIEPESSSHDENGDSASLTNNPDALDIEKGLLETEAQVEHLDEVESQTLECVDLKDESNARETDEIDTTDKLNTPDSQKEEEIGSSCSLAEHLHESSEDKREDDSSQPNQQGSDEEDGEDEEGQSFDFDDMDVEAAFQTNAPENKEEEIVEEGVEVVSDPSENTQNKPTERNDETSTFDECNQVDKESETIHQDKQSTLAHEEATADEARPNIEDGAILNVVESGVVAEDTNQATSFPVEEGLDKQELQGDSLVSPERAVHVASDKEPPHSSKDVRKNSKKGKGKGKEDCKMS